Proteins encoded within one genomic window of Streptomyces taklimakanensis:
- the manA gene encoding mannose-6-phosphate isomerase, class I, with protein MDLLANTVRPYAWGSTTAIPELLGTEPTGEPQAELWMGAHPGAPSRIDRGGGETPLSEVIAADPEGELGRATVEAFGPRLPFLFKVLAAASPLSLQVHPDLTQAKEGFADEEERGVPADAPHRNYKDANHKPELVCALAPFTGLCGFRAPDETAALLDALGVDGLKPYADILRARPRDEALSEVLTAVLTADRKAIGETVGAAAEAVRSLADGDGPYTRDCAAYAGIADHYPDDPGVLAALLLNVVRLAPGEALYLGAGVPHAYLEGLGVELMANSDNVLRCGLTPKHVDVPELLRVVRFEPTEPEVLRPRTASNGEQVYSTPVDEFRLTRHVLTPEDEPRLLDDRAPQILLCTDGEAVLRETGPTDADGDGAELTLTGGRSAFVRAGERVTITGSGTLFRATVAL; from the coding sequence ATGGACCTCCTCGCCAACACCGTGCGCCCCTACGCCTGGGGCTCCACCACCGCCATCCCCGAACTGCTCGGCACCGAGCCCACCGGCGAGCCGCAGGCCGAACTGTGGATGGGCGCCCACCCCGGAGCCCCGTCCCGCATCGACCGGGGCGGCGGCGAGACGCCGCTGTCCGAAGTGATCGCGGCCGACCCCGAGGGCGAGTTGGGCCGGGCGACCGTCGAGGCGTTCGGCCCCCGGCTTCCGTTCCTGTTCAAGGTGCTGGCCGCCGCCTCGCCCCTCTCCCTCCAGGTGCACCCCGACCTCACCCAGGCGAAGGAGGGCTTCGCCGACGAGGAGGAGCGCGGCGTTCCCGCGGACGCCCCGCACCGCAACTACAAGGACGCCAACCACAAGCCCGAACTCGTCTGCGCCCTCGCCCCCTTCACGGGCCTGTGCGGCTTCCGCGCCCCCGACGAGACCGCCGCGCTGCTGGACGCCCTGGGCGTCGACGGCCTCAAGCCGTACGCGGACATCCTGCGCGCCCGCCCCCGGGACGAGGCCCTGAGCGAGGTCCTCACCGCCGTCCTGACCGCCGACCGGAAGGCGATCGGCGAGACCGTCGGCGCGGCGGCGGAGGCGGTGCGGAGCCTGGCGGACGGGGACGGTCCGTACACCCGTGACTGCGCCGCGTACGCCGGGATCGCGGACCACTACCCCGACGACCCGGGCGTCCTGGCCGCGCTGCTCCTCAACGTCGTCCGGCTGGCCCCCGGCGAGGCCCTCTACCTGGGGGCCGGGGTCCCCCACGCCTACCTCGAAGGTCTCGGCGTCGAGTTGATGGCCAACTCCGACAACGTGCTGCGCTGCGGGCTGACGCCCAAGCACGTGGACGTACCCGAACTGCTGCGCGTCGTCCGCTTCGAACCCACCGAACCGGAAGTGCTGCGTCCCCGCACCGCCTCGAACGGCGAGCAGGTGTACTCCACCCCCGTGGACGAGTTCCGACTCACCCGCCACGTCCTGACCCCAGAGGACGAACCGCGCCTCCTGGACGACCGCGCTCCGCAGATCCTGCTCTGCACCGACGGAGAGGCCGTCCTGCGGGAGACGGGGCCGACGGACGCCGACGGGGACGGCGCGGAGCTGACCCTCACCGGTGGCCGGTCGGCCTTCGTCCGGGCGGGCGAGCGCGTGACGATCACGGGCAGCGGTACGCTCTTCCGCGCGACCGTGGCCCTGTAG